The following coding sequences are from one Desulfosporosinus orientis DSM 765 window:
- a CDS encoding 2-oxoacid:acceptor oxidoreductase family protein, whose product MLQKIILAGFGGQGVMSMGQLLAYAGLVEKKHVSWIPSYGPEMRGGTANCSVTISDEEVSSPIITEPDTLIVLNRPSLEKFEKDVKRGGRLLINSSLIQIESQRQDLQVLKIDASEMAREIGNNRVSNMIILGAFIELTRSVTLESVIGALKQVLPEYRYNLIPLNRQALEKGIQLAKGI is encoded by the coding sequence ATGCTGCAAAAAATTATCTTGGCAGGTTTTGGGGGACAAGGGGTTATGTCCATGGGACAGCTTTTAGCTTATGCTGGCCTTGTAGAAAAGAAACATGTCAGTTGGATACCTTCCTACGGCCCTGAAATGCGTGGCGGAACTGCCAATTGTTCGGTTACGATATCAGATGAAGAGGTAAGTTCTCCGATCATCACCGAACCGGATACCCTGATAGTCCTGAATCGTCCCTCCCTTGAAAAGTTTGAAAAGGATGTCAAACGAGGAGGACGGCTGCTTATTAACTCCTCATTAATCCAGATAGAATCTCAGCGCCAAGATCTTCAAGTACTGAAAATCGATGCTTCTGAAATGGCTCGTGAGATAGGCAATAATCGGGTTTCCAACATGATTATTCTTGGCGCTTTTATCGAGCTGACCCGCTCAGTGACCCTGGAATCAGTGATAGGGGCTTTAAAGCAAGTCTTGCCAGAGTACAGATATAATCTCATCCCCCTCAATCGGCAGGCCCTTGAGAAAGGGATTCAGTTGGCGAAAGGAATCTAA
- a CDS encoding 4Fe-4S binding protein encodes MLKVEFDEDRCKGCELCTEVCPKHIVIMAEHLNAMGYHPAIVLEQEKCISCGFCARMCPDVAITVRKEGGKDD; translated from the coding sequence ATGCTTAAAGTTGAGTTTGATGAAGACCGCTGTAAAGGTTGTGAGCTCTGTACGGAGGTCTGTCCGAAACACATTGTTATCATGGCCGAGCATCTGAATGCGATGGGCTATCATCCTGCCATTGTGTTAGAGCAAGAAAAATGTATTTCTTGTGGATTTTGTGCCAGAATGTGCCCGGATGTTGCAATTACTGTACGAAAGGAGGGGGGGAAAGATGACTAA
- a CDS encoding thiamine pyrophosphate-dependent enzyme: MITVFDRPESLTSAKTHYCPGCTHGIIHRIVAEVIDELGVREETIGVSPVGCSVLAYNYFNVDMQQAAHGRAPAVATGIKRVHPQKIVFTYQGDGDLAAIGTAEIVHAAARGEKITTIFVNNAIYGMTGGQMAPTTLLSQVSTTSPKGREAAPLGYPLRVAEMLATLEGVAYIARVSVHNPQEISKAKKAIKTAFEFQRAGIGFTLVEILSTCPTNWGYTPKASLKWLVENMIPVYPLGVKKTLEEVKA; the protein is encoded by the coding sequence ATGATAACAGTTTTTGATCGACCTGAATCATTAACCTCGGCAAAAACACACTATTGCCCAGGATGTACTCACGGAATCATTCACCGGATCGTCGCCGAAGTTATAGACGAGTTGGGAGTTAGAGAAGAAACCATTGGCGTATCTCCGGTTGGCTGTTCAGTCCTCGCCTATAACTACTTTAATGTTGATATGCAGCAAGCTGCCCATGGCAGGGCACCGGCTGTAGCCACGGGAATCAAACGAGTCCATCCTCAAAAGATTGTTTTTACGTATCAGGGTGATGGCGATCTTGCTGCCATAGGTACAGCAGAAATTGTTCATGCCGCTGCCCGTGGTGAGAAAATCACAACAATTTTCGTAAATAATGCTATCTATGGCATGACTGGCGGACAAATGGCTCCTACCACACTTCTAAGCCAAGTAAGCACGACTTCTCCCAAAGGAAGAGAAGCCGCTCCCCTAGGGTATCCCCTTAGAGTTGCGGAGATGCTCGCCACTTTAGAAGGGGTTGCTTATATCGCCCGTGTATCTGTGCACAATCCCCAAGAAATTTCCAAAGCCAAAAAAGCGATTAAGACAGCCTTTGAATTTCAAAGGGCAGGCATCGGGTTTACTTTAGTTGAAATCTTATCGACCTGTCCTACAAATTGGGGGTATACACCTAAGGCGTCTTTAAAGTGGTTAGTCGAAAATATGATTCCTGTTTATCCGCTAGGCGTTAAAAAAACGCTGGAAGAGGTGAAGGCCTAA
- a CDS encoding Glu/Leu/Phe/Val family dehydrogenase has protein sequence MKLFGYLEKYDYEQLLICQDQTSGLKAIICIHDTTLGPALGGTRMWNYACEEDAIFDVLRLARGMTYKNAAAGLNLGGGKAVIIGDSQTQKSEELFRAFGRYVQSLNGRYITAEDVGTTVQDMDWVHLETDFVTGVSSSYGASGDPSPMTARGVWYGMKAAAKATYGSGSLNGKTIAIQGLGHVGYYLAKHLHDEGAKLIVTDIREDLIKRVVLEMGAMAVGPDEIFGVEADIFAPCAMGAVVNDETIPQFKVQVIAGAANNVLKEEYHGDKLNEQGILYVPDYVINCGGVINVADELEGYNYERAIKKVEKVYDNVAKVLQIAKELKIPTYIAADRMAEERIERIGRIRSNYLG, from the coding sequence ATGAAACTATTTGGATACTTAGAGAAGTATGATTATGAACAGCTGCTTATCTGTCAGGATCAGACATCCGGTTTGAAAGCCATCATTTGCATTCATGACACCACGTTAGGACCGGCCTTGGGTGGAACTCGTATGTGGAATTATGCCTGTGAGGAAGATGCAATATTTGACGTATTAAGGCTTGCCAGAGGAATGACGTATAAAAATGCTGCGGCGGGTTTAAATCTTGGTGGTGGAAAAGCAGTGATTATTGGGGACTCCCAAACACAAAAAAGCGAAGAATTGTTCCGTGCTTTTGGTCGTTATGTTCAATCCCTTAACGGACGCTATATCACCGCTGAAGATGTAGGTACCACTGTTCAAGATATGGATTGGGTGCATTTAGAGACAGATTTTGTGACTGGAGTGTCCTCCTCGTATGGAGCTTCCGGAGATCCTTCCCCTATGACTGCTCGAGGAGTATGGTACGGTATGAAAGCTGCAGCGAAGGCAACCTATGGCAGTGGCTCTTTGAATGGAAAAACCATTGCTATTCAAGGCCTGGGGCATGTCGGTTACTATTTGGCAAAACACTTGCACGATGAAGGTGCTAAGCTTATCGTCACAGATATCCGAGAAGATCTCATAAAACGTGTAGTTCTCGAAATGGGGGCGATGGCTGTGGGGCCGGATGAAATATTTGGTGTTGAAGCAGATATCTTTGCGCCCTGTGCAATGGGGGCAGTGGTTAATGATGAAACAATTCCCCAATTTAAAGTTCAAGTTATCGCGGGCGCAGCTAATAATGTGCTAAAAGAAGAATACCATGGTGACAAACTGAATGAACAAGGAATCCTTTATGTGCCTGATTATGTGATTAATTGTGGCGGCGTTATCAATGTTGCAGATGAGTTGGAAGGGTATAATTATGAGCGTGCCATTAAAAAAGTGGAAAAGGTATATGACAATGTTGCTAAAGTTCTTCAAATTGCCAAAGAGCTAAAAATACCAACTTATATTGCTGCAGATCGCATGGCTGAAGAGCGCATTGAACGGATCGGACGCATTCGTTCCAATTATTTGGGCTAA
- a CDS encoding 3-methyl-2-oxobutanoate dehydrogenase subunit VorB, with product MTKVLMKGNEALAEAAIRAGCRYFFGYPITPQNEIPHYFAKHLPKVGGVFVQAESEIAAINMVYGAAGSGARVMTSSSGPGISLKQEGISYLAGAELPCVIVNIQRGGPGLGGIQPAQSDYFQAVKGGGHGDYKLLVFAPATIQEIVDLMGKAFKLADEYRNPVMILGDGILGQMMEAVEFPEETETFELEKPWSTTGAKGRRPNLINSLFLDPVELEKHNLHLQLKYDRMVKEVLWENYKTDDAELVLVGYGTSARIAKAVVDQARELGIKVGLFRPISLFPFPKDALQKACKNASHVLTVEMSMGQLVEDVRYNLEFKVPVHLFRRVGGVIPNSRAVLEEVKRLINIRQGD from the coding sequence ATGACTAAGGTACTTATGAAAGGAAATGAGGCGTTAGCAGAGGCAGCGATTCGCGCCGGTTGCCGCTATTTCTTTGGATATCCCATTACCCCTCAAAATGAAATTCCCCATTATTTTGCGAAACACCTTCCCAAAGTCGGAGGGGTCTTTGTCCAGGCAGAGTCTGAAATAGCAGCGATTAATATGGTTTATGGGGCGGCAGGGTCTGGAGCACGAGTAATGACATCTTCATCAGGACCAGGTATAAGCCTTAAGCAGGAAGGAATCTCCTATCTTGCAGGCGCGGAGCTCCCGTGTGTTATTGTAAACATTCAACGTGGGGGACCGGGGCTTGGCGGTATTCAGCCTGCTCAATCGGACTATTTCCAGGCCGTTAAAGGAGGGGGGCATGGGGATTATAAATTGCTCGTCTTCGCCCCGGCCACCATTCAGGAAATAGTCGATCTTATGGGGAAAGCATTTAAACTAGCCGACGAATACCGTAATCCCGTCATGATCTTAGGGGATGGCATTCTCGGTCAAATGATGGAAGCAGTTGAATTCCCCGAAGAAACAGAAACTTTTGAGCTTGAGAAACCGTGGTCAACTACAGGGGCAAAGGGACGTAGACCTAATTTGATCAACTCTCTATTTCTTGATCCTGTAGAACTAGAAAAGCATAACCTTCATCTTCAGCTTAAATATGATCGTATGGTCAAAGAAGTTCTCTGGGAGAACTATAAAACGGATGATGCAGAACTGGTTTTAGTCGGATACGGAACTTCGGCCAGGATTGCCAAAGCTGTTGTAGATCAAGCAAGAGAGCTAGGAATCAAGGTGGGTTTATTTCGACCGATTTCCTTATTTCCCTTTCCGAAAGATGCACTACAAAAGGCTTGTAAAAATGCTTCTCATGTCCTCACGGTAGAGATGAGCATGGGCCAACTGGTAGAAGATGTTCGCTATAACCTTGAGTTTAAGGTTCCGGTCCACCTATTCAGGCGTGTCGGAGGTGTAATTCCGAACAGCCGCGCAGTTCTTGAAGAAGTTAAACGTTTAATCAATATTAGACAGGGGGATTGA